A single region of the Mycobacterium avium subsp. avium genome encodes:
- a CDS encoding PPE family protein — protein sequence MLDFGALPPEINSARMYSGPGSGPLTAAAAAWEELAAQLESYAAGYSATLAELRGPAWSGDAAAAMAAAVEPYVAWATGTAARAGQAAAQARAAAAAHEAAFAATVPPHVVAANRIQLATLIATNFFGQNAPAIAATESCYAEMWSQDATAMYGYAAASSAATTLTPFTHPPRTTTAHGRAAQAAAVSHAADSQPPGWSSLVNSVSGFNTVVTTPGQSFFAAARTLLGWGQFGTGLNLANIQAAKAAAGAVRLPAAVAGPSVSGGLGRAATVGRLSVPPAWPAANPVAPLGETVIRQPGGMVRLVSASAPDSPAGPGIPPALRTADRSAGVPVLRNGRRAFRMPRPAYGG from the coding sequence ATGCTTGATTTCGGGGCGCTGCCGCCCGAGATCAACTCGGCCAGAATGTATTCCGGCCCGGGGTCGGGTCCCTTGACGGCCGCCGCGGCGGCCTGGGAGGAGCTGGCCGCCCAGCTGGAGAGCTACGCCGCCGGTTACTCGGCCACGCTGGCCGAACTTCGCGGCCCCGCGTGGTCCGGTGACGCGGCCGCCGCGATGGCCGCCGCGGTCGAACCGTACGTGGCGTGGGCAACCGGCACGGCCGCGCGGGCCGGGCAGGCCGCCGCGCAGGCCCGTGCCGCGGCGGCCGCCCACGAGGCCGCGTTCGCCGCCACCGTGCCACCACATGTGGTGGCCGCCAACCGAATTCAGCTCGCCACCCTGATCGCGACCAACTTCTTCGGGCAGAACGCACCGGCGATCGCGGCCACCGAGAGCTGCTACGCCGAGATGTGGTCCCAGGACGCCACCGCCATGTACGGCTATGCCGCGGCGTCGTCGGCCGCGACCACGCTCACCCCGTTCACCCACCCGCCCCGCACCACCACCGCGCACGGGCGGGCGGCCCAGGCGGCCGCGGTGAGCCACGCCGCCGATTCGCAACCACCGGGCTGGTCGTCGTTGGTCAACTCGGTCAGCGGCTTCAACACCGTGGTCACCACGCCGGGGCAGTCGTTCTTCGCCGCGGCCCGCACCCTGTTGGGCTGGGGACAATTCGGCACCGGGCTCAACCTGGCCAACATCCAGGCGGCCAAGGCCGCAGCGGGAGCGGTCCGCCTGCCCGCCGCGGTCGCCGGCCCGTCGGTGTCGGGCGGGCTGGGGCGGGCGGCAACGGTGGGCAGGCTGTCCGTTCCGCCGGCGTGGCCGGCGGCGAATCCCGTTGCGCCCCTGGGCGAGACGGTGATCCGGCAGCCGGGCGGCATGGTTCGGCTGGTGTCGGCGTCCGCACCGGATTCGCCCGCCGGCCCCGGAATCCCGCCGGCGCTGCGCACCGCCGATCGCTCGGCCGGTGTCCCGGTGCTGCGCAACGGGCGTCGCGCTTTCCGGATGCCGCGGCCGGCCTACGGCGGTTAG
- a CDS encoding PPE family protein gives MLDYGALPPEINSTRMYAGPGSAPLIAAAAAWDVLANALETAARGYSAVITRLHGESWSGSASVAMAGAAAPYFAWLAEAGTQAEEAAGQARAAAAAYEAAFGATVPPAVVTANRALFAQLVASNILGQNTAAIGEAEGAYAEMWAQDAAAMYGYAAASSGATRLRPFDEPPRTTNADGPGAQAAAVARSATGSAANQSHASLSRAMSAVPHQLQTLSGAGSSGSSSSSSGSSALSAVDNFNTLTAPVNLGDGISRTVTSGGTFGTGLFRSNLQSAGEAFKAVPGAAAAAGTSTAAVVPGPAVAGAGTATTVGRLSVPQTWAATNPAAGTAAEPLWLSDAELDGGPSWHEGPAAGMWNGAPAAGASSSLLSRPSVNNVLRVAPRQFKMPRPSAGG, from the coding sequence ATGCTGGACTACGGGGCCCTGCCGCCGGAGATCAATTCGACCAGAATGTATGCCGGGCCCGGCTCGGCACCGCTGATCGCCGCGGCCGCGGCGTGGGACGTCCTGGCCAACGCGCTGGAGACCGCGGCGCGCGGCTACTCGGCGGTGATCACCCGCCTGCACGGCGAAAGTTGGTCCGGCAGTGCCTCGGTCGCGATGGCCGGCGCCGCTGCCCCGTATTTCGCCTGGCTGGCCGAGGCCGGGACACAAGCCGAGGAGGCGGCCGGTCAGGCCCGCGCCGCGGCGGCCGCCTACGAGGCGGCATTCGGCGCCACGGTGCCGCCGGCGGTGGTGACCGCCAACCGCGCCCTGTTCGCGCAACTGGTCGCGAGCAACATCCTGGGCCAGAACACCGCGGCCATCGGTGAGGCCGAGGGCGCCTACGCCGAAATGTGGGCCCAAGACGCCGCCGCCATGTACGGCTACGCCGCCGCCTCGTCGGGGGCGACCAGGTTGCGGCCGTTCGACGAGCCGCCGCGCACCACCAACGCCGACGGGCCCGGCGCCCAGGCCGCCGCGGTGGCCCGGTCCGCCACCGGCTCGGCGGCCAACCAGTCGCACGCCTCGCTGTCCCGGGCCATGTCCGCGGTCCCGCATCAGCTGCAAACCCTTTCCGGCGCAGGGTCTTCCGGCTCCTCCTCGTCGTCGTCGGGGTCGTCGGCGCTGAGTGCGGTCGACAATTTCAACACCCTGACCGCACCGGTGAACCTCGGCGACGGCATCAGCCGCACCGTCACGTCCGGCGGAACCTTCGGCACCGGGCTGTTCCGCTCGAACCTGCAGTCGGCGGGCGAAGCCTTCAAAGCCGTCCCCGGCGCCGCCGCGGCGGCCGGCACTTCGACGGCGGCGGTCGTCCCCGGCCCGGCCGTGGCCGGCGCGGGCACCGCCACCACGGTCGGCCGACTGTCCGTGCCGCAGACTTGGGCGGCGACCAACCCGGCGGCCGGCACCGCCGCCGAACCGCTGTGGCTGTCGGACGCCGAACTCGACGGCGGGCCGTCCTGGCACGAAGGCCCGGCGGCCGGCATGTGGAACGGGGCGCCGGCGGCGGGCGCTTCGTCGTCGCTGTTGTCGCGGCCCTCGGTCAACAACGTGCTGCGGGTCGCGCCGCGCCAGTTCAAGATGCCGCGGCCGTCCGCCGGCGGGTAG
- a CDS encoding type II toxin-antitoxin system VapB family antitoxin: MKKTVEIEVDVNMIDDAIRRFHLADAREAVNLALRTLIDDAGPGHHDGEFGDLGPWRGPGDIATNTG, from the coding sequence ATGAAGAAGACGGTCGAAATCGAGGTTGACGTCAACATGATTGACGACGCCATACGCCGGTTCCATCTGGCCGACGCCCGGGAGGCCGTCAATCTCGCGCTGCGCACTCTCATCGACGACGCCGGCCCCGGCCACCACGACGGCGAATTCGGCGACCTCGGCCCCTGGCGTGGCCCCGGGGACATCGCCACCAACACCGGCTAA